From Streptomyces sp. SCSIO 75703:
CGTGCGCCCTTCTCCGGTGGCGTCCCGTTCCCGGCCCGGTGAGGCTGGTACCGCACCCGTGAGAAGGAGCCCGGTCATGCCCCTGCCGCCGCGCGCCGCGGCCCCGGCCGGCCCCGCCCGCCCCGGGGGCGCCCTCGCGGCGCCCCGCCCGCAACCGGCCCCCGACGGAGGGACGGCCTGCTGAAGCACCCCCGCCGGCACGCCCGCCCCGCCCCCGACCTCCCGGCTGCCCGTCCCCGCCGACGCCGGCCCGCTCGCGCATGCCTCGACGTCCGGCACCCGGGTACGCGGACACGGCCCGGACGACGGCAGCCGGTACCCGACCCCATCCGGCCGCGCGCAGCGGCCCGCGCAGAACGGAGACAAGGCAGATGAGCGAGGACAATCCCCTCAAGCGGGCGGCCCGCAAGGTCGCCGAGGAACTGCGAGGCGGCGACGCCGGACCGGCGGAGGGCATCCCCGGCAAGCCCTCCCCCGAGTCCCCGCCGGTGGCCGAACCCACCGACCCCCGGGAACCGCTGCCCCCGAAGCCCGACCAGACCGGCCCGGCCACCGTGTCGCCGACCGGGCAGCCGACCGGGGCCGAGCAGGCCCGGGTGGCCCAGTCCGGGAGCTATCTGACGACCGCGCAGGGCGTCCGCCTGTACGACACCGACCACTCGCTGAAGGCCGGGCCGCGCGGGCCGGTACTGCTCCAGGACCACCATCTGCGCGAGAAGGTCATGCACTTCGACCACGAGCGCATCCCCGAGCGGGTCGTCCACGCGCGCGGCGCGGCGGCGCACGGGGTGTTCCGCAGCTACGGCACGGCGGCCTCGGTGACCAAGGCGGCCTTCCTCGCGGAGGACGAGGAGACGCCGGTCTTCGTGCGGTTCTCCACGGTGCTGGGGTCGCGCGGCTCCTCGGACACGGTGCGCGACACCCGCGGTTTCGCCACCAAGTTCTACACCAGCGAGGGCGTCTTCGACCTGGTGGGCAACAACATCCCGGTCTTCTTCATCCAGGACGCGATCAAGTTCCCGGACGTGATCCACGCCGGGAAGCCGCATCCGGACCGGGAGATCCCGCAGGCGCAGAGCGCGCACGACACCTTCTGGGACTTCGTGACGCTCCACACGGAGGCGACCCACCACACCCTGTGGAACATGTCCGACCGGGGCATCCCGCGCTCCTACCGGATGATGGAGGGCTTCGGCGTCCACACCTTCCGGCTGGTCGACGCCGGGGGCGGGACGACGCTGGTGAAGTTCCACTGGAAGCCCCGGCTGGGCGTGCACTCGCTGGTCTGGGAGGAGGCGCAGATCATCAACGGCGTCGACCCCGACTTCCACCGCCGGGACCTCGCGGACGCCATCGAGGCGGGCGCGTACCCGCAGTGGGAGCTGGGCATCCAGACCTTCCCCGACACCCCGGAGCAGACCTTCGAGGGCATCGACCTGCTGGACCCGACCAACATCGTGCCGGAGGAACTGGCGCCGGTGCAGCCGGTCGGCCTGCTGACGCTGAACCGGAACCCGTCGAACTACTTCGCCGAGACCGAGCAGGTCGCCTTCCACGCCGGGCACCTGGTGCCGGGCGTCGACATCACCGACGACCCACTGCTCGCCGGGCGGCTCTTCTCCTACCTGGACACGCAGATCACGCGACTGGGCGGGCCCAACTTCCCGCAGTTGCCGATCAACCGGCCGCACGCGCCGGTCAACGACATGCTGCGGGACGGCATGCACCAGACGGCCGTGCACCGCGGCGTCGCGCCGTACCGGCCCAACTCGCTGGACGGGGGCTGCCCGTTCACGGCGGGCGCGGACACCGGTGCGTTCGTCGAGACGCCGGTGCGGGTGCCGGAGGCGCCCAAGGTCCGTGAGGCGCCGGAGTCGTTCGCGGACCACTTCAGCCAGCCGCGCCGGTTCTGGCTGAGCATGACCCGGGTGGAGCGCGAGCACATCATCGGCGCGTACACCTTCGAGCTGGGCAAGTGCTACGAACAGGCCGTCAAGGAGCGCGGGCTGCAGGTGCTGGCCAACATCGACCCCGAGTTGTGCGCGGCCGTCGCCGAGGGGCTGGGCCTGCCCGCCCCGGGACCGACCGAGCCGCTCGCCGACGTCACGCCGAGCCCGGCCCTGTCCCAGCTCGGCCGCTCCTGGCCCGCCGACGGGCGCGTGGTCGGCATCGTCACCGGCGCGGACGGCGACCTGGCCGGGGTGCGGGCGGTACGGGAGGCGGTGCTCGACGCGGGCATGGTCCCGCTGGTCGTCGCCCCCGCCGGCGGCACCCTGGGCGCGGGCGCGGAGGCGCTGACGGTGCAGCGGACCTACGCCACCGCGCGGTCCGTGGAGTTCGACGCGGTCCTGCTGGCCGGCACGCCGGGCCCGGGGGCCGACGCGTACACGGCGCGGGACGCCAAGTCGACGCCGGGGCCGACCGGTACGGCGGAGGTCGACCCGCGGGTGGGGCTGCTGGTGTCGGAGGCGTTCCGGCACGGCAAGGCGATCGGCGTCTGGGCGGGCGGCGAGGCGGCCCTCGCCGGGGCGGCAGTCCCCGCCGACGCTCCCGGGGTGGTCGTCGCCGACTCCGGCACCTCGGCGCTGAGCCGGGTCGCGGAGCTGATGAGCGTGCACCGGGTGTGGGAGCGGTTCACGGCCTGACTCCGGCGCCGCCCGGACCGGACGCCACGAGGCGGTGGTGTCCGGTCCGGCGGTGTGTCCGGCTCCCGTGCGCGGGCGGCGCGGTGCTCAGTACAGGACGCGCAGCGCCCCGGGCAGGATCCGCGCCGTGACGGGGACGGCGGCCTCGACCTCGCCGTCGGCGCCGTACGGTATCGGCCGGTCGGCCTCGATCCGCACCCGTCGTCCGCGCACCACCCGCACCTGCGGCCGGTTCACGTGGGCGCCGGTGCCCAGTTCGTTCATCAGGGCGAAGAACAGCCGGCGCGGGGCGTGGTGGATCATCACGACCTCCAGCAGCCCGTCGTCGACCCGGGCGGCGGGGGCGATGTGGCGGTCGGAGCCGTAGTAGCCGGAGTTGGCGGCCACGACGGTGTAGCCGGCGAAGGCGTGCTCCTCCCCGTCGACGGTGACCCGGTAGCGGGTGGTGCGCCAGGTGGTGACCGCGCGCAGCGCGCCGGCGTAGTAGGAGGCGGTGCCGCGCAGCAGGCGGGACCGGTTGGCGTGGTGGTTGGCGAGCGCGTCGACTCCGGCGTAGACGCTGCCGAGGACGACGGTGCGGTCGTGGACGGCCGAGGTGACCTCGATGGTGTCGACGGGGCGCGGTTCGGCGCGCAGCAGGACCGCGGCGAGGCCGGCCGGGTCGGCGGGGAGTCCGAGGGCGCGGGCGAAGTCGTTGCCCCGGCCGGCGGGGACGAGGCCGAGCGGGGTGCCGGTGCCGCTGAGGGCGCCGCCGATCCCGCCGGCCATGCCGTCCCCGCCGACGGCGAGCACGATCCGGCCGCGGGCGCCGGCCCGCCGGGCGATGTCCCGGGCGTGGTCGAGGCTGCGGCTGTACTCGGTCTCCAGTCCGGCGCCGGCCTCGCGCAGCGGCCGGGCCACGCGGAGCAGGGCGGCGGCCGCGGTGGCGCCGCCCGCGGTGGGGTTGACGACGGCGGTGAACTGTCGCATCGGGGTGCCTCCGGGCTGGCGGGCGGTGCCGGGCTGGGGTCTCACGGGGCGGGGGGACGCCGGTCGGCCAGGTCGCCAAAGCCGGCGTCCTCCCCGGCCGCGGGGGCCGGTGCCTCGCCCGGCGGGCCGTCGGCGGGGGCGCTGTCGGCGACCGGGACCTCGCCGGCCGGCAGGAGGACGCCCGGGTTGAGGAGGCCGGCCGGGTCGAGTCGGCGCTTGACGGCGCGCAGGGCCTCGATGCCGAGGGCGCCGGCCTCGCGGACGTACCAGTCGCGGTGGTCGGTGCCGACGGCGTGGTGGTGGGTGATGGTGCCGCCGGCGGTGAGGATGGCCTCGTTGGCGGCGTGCTTGGCCCGCGTCCAGTGGGCGACGGGGTCCTCGCCCTGGGCGCTGACGACGGTGAAGTAGAGGGAGGCGCCGTTCTCGTAGACGTGCGAGATGTGGCACATGACCAGCGGCGGGGTGCCCGCCTCGGTGAGCGTGCGGGTGAGCGCGTCGCGGACGGCCGCGTACAGGCCGGGCAGCCGGGACCAGTAGGCGGCGGTCTCCAGCGTCTCGGCGAGCGCCCCGGCGTCGAGCAGCGCGTCCCGCAGGTAGGGCGCGTCGAAGCGGCCCCGTGCCCAGCGCTCCCCCGGTTCGTCCCCGGCCGAGGTGCCGCCCGCCTCGCGGAGCACGGCGGCGGCGTCCTCGCGGCGCCGGGCGGTGCCCTCCTCGGTGCCCTCGAAGCCGACGACGGCCAGGCAGCCGGCGTCGGGCCGGTCGAGGGAGGCGCCGATGGCGTCGGGCTGGGCGAGGCCGACGAGCGTCTCGGTCTCGTCGGACAGCCGCAGCACGGTCGGCCGGGGTCCGTCCTGGGCGAGCCGGCGCAGCGCGGCGGCGCCGGCCTCGAAGGAGTCGAAGCGCCAGCCCTCGTATCGGCGGACGCGGGGGCGGGGCCGGACGCGGACGGTGACGGAGGTGATGACACCGAAGGCGCCCTCCGAGCCGAGCAGGAGCTGGCGCAGGTCCGGGCCGGCGGCGGAGCGGGGCGCGCGGCCGGTGTCCAGGGTGCCCTCGGGGGTGGCGAGGGTGAGGCCGAGGACCATCTCGTCGAAGCGGCCGTACCCGGCGGACGCCTGTCCGCTGGAGCGGGTCGCGGCGAATCCGCCGAGGGTGGCCCACTCGTAGGACTGCGGGAAGTGCCCGAGGGTGTACCCCTCGGCGGCGAGCAGCGCCTCGGCGTCGGGGGCCCGCAGGCCCGCCTGCAGGGTGGCGGTGCGGGAGACGGGGTCGAGCGCCAGCAGGCGGTTCATGTGCCGCAGGTCCAGGGCGGCGAAGGGGCGGCGGTCCTCGGGGGCGAGTCCGCCGACGACGGAGGTGCCGCCGCCGAAGGGCACGAGGGCCACGCCGTGTGCGGCGCAGGCGCGCAGGACGGCCAGGACCTCGTCGTGGCTCTCCGGCAGGACGACGGCGGCCGGGGCGTCGGCCGTGTCGCCGGCCCGCATCCGCAGCAGGTCGGGGGTGGACTTGCCCCGGGTGTGGCGCAGCCGGGCGTCGGCGTCGGTGCGCACCCGGTCCGCGCGGTCGCCGACGGCGGAGCGCAGCGCGCTCAGGGCCGGTGCGGCGAGGGGGGAGGCGGGCGGGGCGGCGTCGTCCGGGCGGACGGAGGGGGTCTCGCGGGGGGTGACGCCGAGCAGGTCGCGCAGCAGTCCGGTCACCGTGTCGGGCAGCGGTGCCGCCCGGTCCGGGTCGCCCCAGCCGTTCCACAGCATGTCCATGGCCTGTCGTCCTCACCGTCGCCGCGGGCGGTGCCGTCTGCACGGCCTCACGGGCGTTACACTGTTACACATGACGCCTAACCGTCACAACTACAGTGGCCGCCCCGGGCCCGCCGACAACGACACGGTCCTCGACGCCGTACGCGACTGCGTCCTCGCCGTCGGCGTCCGCCGCACGACCCTGACCGACGTGGCCCGCCGCGCGGGCGTCTCGCGCATGACGCTGTACCGGCGCTGGCCGGACGTGCGGTCGCTGGTCGGCGACCTCATGACCCGGGAGTGGATCGCGGTGGCCACCGGGGCCGTTCCCGGCCCCCGGCCGGGCACCGCCACCCGCACGCGGATCGTCGAGGGGCTGACCCGGGGGGTGGAGGCGTTCCGCGCCCACCCGCTGTTCCGGAAGATCGTCGACGTCGACCCCGAACTGCTCCTGCCCTACGTGCTCGACCGGCGCGGGGCCAGCCAGGACGCGGTGCTGGCGCTGCTGGCCGACACGCTGCGGGAGGGCCACGCCGACGGGTCGGTGCGCGCCGCGCACCCCGAGCGGCAGGCGCGGTCCGTGCTGCTGGTCGTCCAGTCCTTCGCCCTGTCGCTGCGGACCATGGCCGACGAGGACGACACCGACCTGACCTCCGCGGCCCTCCTCGGGGAACTGCGGACCATCCTGGAGAGGACCCTCGCCCCATGAGCCCCGCCTCCACCGCCCCCGGACGCTTCTCCCTCTCGGCCGCCCGGCGCGCGCGCGAGCTGTCCCGGACCGTCGGCGGCCCCGTCGTGGACGTCCTGGTGGTGGGCCTCGGCGCGACCGGCGCGGGCGCCGCCCTGGACGCCGCCGCGCGCGGGCTGGACGTCGTCGCCGTGGACGCCCACGACCTCGCCTTCGGCACCTCGCGCTGGAGTTCCAAACTGGTCCACGGCGGGCTGCGCTACCTGGCCTCCGCCCAGTTCGACGTCGCCCACGAGAGCGCGGTGGAGCGCGGGGTGCTGATGGGGCGCACCGCGCCGCACCTGGTGCGCGCCCAGCCGTTCGTGCTGCCGCTGACGCCGCTCGTCTCGCGAGGGCAGGCCGCGCTGGCCTGGGCCGGCTTCCGGGCCGGGGACGCGCTGCGGCTCGCGGCGCGCACGCCCCGGAGCACGCTGCCCGCGCCGCGCCGGCTCTCCGCGGTGGAGGCCCGCCACCTCGCCCCGGCGCTGCGCCCGGACCGGCTGCGCGGCGGGCTGCTCTCCTGGGACGGGCGGCTCACCGACGACGCCCGCCTGGTGACCGCGCTGGCCCGCACGGCCGCCGGGCACGGGGCGCGGGTGCTGACCCGGGTGCGGGCGCTGGAGCTGACCGGGTCGGGCGCGCGGGTGCGGGACGAGCTGACCGGGGAGGAGGGCGAGATCCGGGCCCGCGCGGTGATCAACGCCTCCGGGGTGTGGGCGGGCGGCCTGGTGGACGGCATCCGGGTCCGCCCCTCGCGCGGCACCCACCTGGTGCTGCGCTCCGAGTCCCTGGGCCGGCTGCCCGCGGGAGTGCACGTGCCGGTCCCCGGGGAGACCAACCGCTTCGTCCTGGTGCTGCCCCAGGGCGACGGCCGGGTCTACGTGGGGCTCACCGACGAGCCGGTGGACGAGGTTCCGGACGTGCCCGAAGCACCCGAGACGGACATCGGCTTCCTCCTCGACGTCCTCGGCTCGGTGCTGGACGCGGCGCCGCGCCGGGAGGACGTGGTGGGCGCCTTCGCCGGACTGCGCCCCCTGCTGGACACCTCCGGGGCCGAGGACGGGGGCACCGCGCCGCGCACGGCCGACGTCTCCCGGCGGCACGCCGTGCTCACCTCGTCCCAGGGGGTGGTCACGGTGGTCGGCGGCAAGCTCACCACCTACCGCCGGATGGCCGAGGACGCCGTGGACGCCGCCGTCGCCGCCCGCGCGCTGGCGGCCGGCCCCTCCCGCACCGCCGCGCTGCCCCTGGTCGGCGCCGCCGCCCCGCGCGCGCTGGCCGCGCTGCGGGCACCGCGCCGGCTGGTGGGCCGCTACGGCACCGAGGCGCCCGCCGTGCACGCGCCGGCGGTCCGCGACCCCCGGCTCGCCGAGCCGGTGCTGCCGGGCCACCCGGTGACCGGGGCGGAGGTGCTGTGGGCACTGCGCCACGAAGGGGCGCTGGACGAGGCCGACCTGCTGGACCGGCGGACCCGGATCGGGCTGGTGCCCGAGGACCGGGCCGCCGCGCTGGACGGGGTGCGCGCGCTGATGGACGAGGCCGCGGCCCTCGGCGGGGCCTGAACCCCGACGCCCGGGGCCGGGCCCCGGAGCCAACCGGCATCTCGCCGGACGGGCCCGGGGCGGGCGCCCGGGGGCGGTGCCTCGCGGCCGGGGGCACGGGCGGGGACCGGGCCGCGTGCTCGCACCCGTACCCGCCCGCCCTCGTGACCGTCCTCGCCCTCGTCCGGGGCGGGAACCGACGGGTCAGGCGCCCGGTCCGGTACCCCCGGCGGCCCTGCCGACCTCCTGCTCGATCGACTCGATGCTCTGGCGGGAGCCGTCCTCCTCCTCTTCCTTCACGTACTCGGTCATCGCCGTCCGCACGTCCCGGTCCAGGTCGCGCCAGGCCCGGAGGGCGGTCTCGTACGTGTGCGACTGCCGTGCGGTCCACTGCTGCTGGGTGGGGGGCCCGTAGGAGTCGCGCAGCTCCTCGACCCGGTGGTACGCCTGGTCCGCCGCGCGACGCTTGTGCACGAGCTCCTCGAATGTGTGTGCCACACAAAACGAGACTAGACAGCCCTCGGCGATCCCGCGCGTCGAGCCGTCCCGGGCCGTGCCGGCGCCTTGTCCACAGGGGCCCCGGCGGGCCCGCAGGTCCGTACGCTGTCGACCCGGCGGCGCGCGGGCCCGGCGGGCGGCGGGGGCGGGGGAAGCGGGGCGGGCTCGGGGCGGGCGGCGTCGCCGGAGCGGCTGCCGGTCACCCGCGGCACGACGGACGACGGCTTCCGCCCGGTCGTCCCGCCGGGGAGGCCGGCCTCGACGGCTGCGGCCGGCTCCGGGACGTGCCGCTCCCCTCGGTGGGCTCGGCGCCGGGCACGGTGATCGACTGCGGCGAGGCGTTCTTCCTCGACTCCCGCGGGATCGACGTGCCGCCATCCGCTCACCGGGCCGCGACGGAGCGCGGTGTCCGGTTGCGGCCGGCCGCGCTCCGTGAGCCGGTGCGGCGTGTCCTCGCCCTGGTGGACCCGGACGGCGCCGATCTCCCGCCACCCCGGATCACCGTCCTACCTCCACCGGACTCCACCACCGTGGTCACGGTGGTGTCCGTGGCGCCGGGTCCGTGCGCCGGAGTCGTACGCCGGAGTCGTACAGAGCCTCACCGTCCGGTACGGGGCCGGGTGTGCGAGGGCCGCCCCGCGGCACCTCGCCCTGCGCACCGCGGCGGCCCCCGCCCCGGCCCTGCCCCGACGTCCGCCGGGCAGCGCCCCGTTCGGACACCGCGGACCGCCCGGCCCGGACGCCCGGCCCGGACCGCGAGGACGTTTCGGACGCCATGGACCCGGCCCCGTGCCCGTGCCTTGGGGGCGGACGGACGCGGGGCCGGGAGCCTCGCACGGGTCCGGCCGGCAGCGCGCGCGTCGGGAGCGCGGGCCGGCCGGACGGCGGGCGGGTCAGGAGGCGGTGCAGGCCCCGACGACGGGGGCGGCGTTGCTGCCGTTCTTGCCGACGGTGAACCCGAAGCTGGTCGAGGCCCCGGCGGCGAGGGAGCCGTTCCAGGCCGGCCGGACCGTCATGACGTCGCCGCCGGCGTCCCAGGCGGGCGAGCCGTTCCAGACGGACTGGGTCTTCTGCGGCGGGGTCAGGGTGACGGTGGTCTGCCAGGAGCTGATCGCGCGGTCGCCGGCGGTGATGGTGACCTCGCCGTTGTAGCCGCCGTCCCAGTCCGCGGTCCGGGTGTACGTGGCCTTGCAGGTGGCCGTACCGTCGCCCGGGGTGCCGCCGTCACCGCCGCCGGGGGCGCCGCCGAGGGCGGCGAGTACGGCGTCGTAGGCGGGCTTCTTCGTGTAGTTGCCGTCGAAGAGGAGCGGGGTGCCGCCGCTGCGCCAGGAGTACTTGTCGGTGACGCCCCACACCGTCAGGCCCGTGCAGCGGCTGACGGCCATGCACGCCTTGACCACGGTGGCGTAGTTGGCGGCCTGGGCGCTGCCGGAGCCCTCGATGTCCAGCTCGGTGATCTGCACGTCGACGCCGAGGTCGGCGAAGCGCTGGAGGTTGGCCTGGTAGTCCGCCGGGACCGGGGAGGCGGGGTTGAAGTGGGACTGGAAGCCGACGCAGTCGATGGGCACGCCGCGGGCCTTGAAGTCCTTGACCATGGCGTAGACGGCGTTGCTCTTCGCGTTGACGCCGTCGGTGTTGTAGTCGTTGTAGCAGAGCTTGGCCGCCGGGTCGGCGGTGCGGGCGGCGCGGAACGCCTCCTCGATGAAGCCGTCGCCCAGCTTGTCCTGGAAGGGCGAGCTGCGGCGGGCGCCGCTCCCGCCGTCCTGGAACGCCTCGTTGACGACGTCCCAACTGTGGATCCGGCCCTTGTAGTGGTCCATGAGCCGGGCGATGTGGTTGTTCATCGCCGAGCGCAGCTCGGAGGCTCCCAGGCCGCCCACCCAGGAGGGCAGTTGGGAGTGCCAGACCAGGGTGTGGCCGCGCACCTGCATGCCCTGGCCACGGGCGTGGGTGACGATCTGGTCGGCGGAGCCGAAGGTGAAGGTGTTCCGGCTCGGCTCGATCGCGTCCCACTTCATCTCGTTCTCCGGCGTCACGGAGGAGAACTCGCGGTCCAGGGTGGCCGCGTACGCGGACTCGCCGAGGTGGTTCGCGGCGACGGCGGTGCCGAAGTAGAGCCCCTTGCCGGCCGCCGCCGAGCCGAGCGTGTCGGCGGCCTCGGCGCTGTGCGCGGCGGCCGTCAGCGCGGTCGCGGCGACGAAGCCGGCCGTGACGGCCCTCGCCAGCCGCCTCCGGACCATTCCAGTCATGCCCATGTCATTCCTTTCCTCGTTGTACCCCACGGGGTGCTATGGAAGGACGGGGAGCGCGAAACTTTCGGGGATGTTTCGGAATGTCGCGGAGGAGGTTACGGACTCCCACCTCGGAGGTCAACGGCCGTGACAGCGTGGCCGATAATGCCCGTCCGGCGGGCGACCACGGTGACGAAGGAGGGAAGATCGCGGGGAGCGGTGGCGAAACTTTCGAGCCGGGCGGCCGGCCAGGAAACACGAGATGCGGGAGCATCCGGCACCTCCGTGACACGACAACCCACCACTCGAACGGACGCACACCGGTACGGAAACCGGCCCGCCCGACACCGCGCGGACGCCCGCCGGACACCGCGCGGGGGCCGGACGGGCCTCCGCGGCAGGGGCTCCCCCGCGGCACCCCCTTCCCGTGAGCGCCTCTCGCCCCACGCGGCGCGGCGGTGTAGACATGTGCTCATGGTCCGACTGAGGGGTCGATCGGGAGATCGGTCGTCCCGTCGTCCCAGCGGTTCGCGCGCTCGGGAGCGGTGGGATGAGGACCGGCCACGGCGGACTGGGACCGCGGGGCGGCCGGGACGTGCCGCCGCACTGCGCCGGGTGCTCGGCAGACGCAGCGTGGCCGGGCAGGTCTTCGTACTCAACATCGCCATCGTGCTGCTGCTCGTCGTCGCGGCGGCCGTGTCCCTGCTGCTCCAGGTGCGCCGCGACAGCACCGCCGACGCCCGCAACCGGTCCCTCGCCGTCGCCTCGTCCTTGGCCAACTCCCCCGGCCTGCGGGAGGCGCTCGACGCCCCCGACCCCTCGTCGGTGCTCCAGCCGCGCGCCGAGGCGGTGCGCAAGGCCACCGACGTGGACTTCGTCGTCGTCCTCGATCCGCGGGGCATCCGCTACACCCACCCCAAGCCCGACCGCATCGGCAAACGCTTCGTGGGCGACATCGGGCCCGCGCTCGCCGGGCGGACCGTCACCGAGGAGGTCGACGGGACCATCGGACGGCTCGTGCAGGCCATCGTGCCCGTGCAGGCGCCCGACGGCAGGGTGGTCGCCATGGTGTCGGCCGGCATCACCACGGAGAACGTCGGCGGCGCCGCCGAGCGGCAACTGCCCCTGGTGCTGATCGCCGCCGGCGTCGGCCTCGTCCTGGCCACCGCCGGGACCGCCCTGGTCAGCCGGCGCCTGCTCCGCCAGACGCACGGGCTCGGTCCGCACGAGATGACCCGGATGTACGAGCACCACGACGCGGTCCTGCACGCCGTCCGCGAAGGCGTCCTCATCGTCGGCGGCGAGGGCCGGCTGCTGCTCGCCAACGACGAGGCCCGCCGCCTGCTGGACCTGCCCGAGGACGCCGAGGGCCGCCACGTGCGCGAACTGGGCCTGCCGGAGGACATCGCCGGACTGCTGGAGTCCGGGCGGGCCGCCACCGACGAGGTGCACCTGGTCCGGGAGCGGCTGCTCGCCGTCAACCAGCGCTCCACCGGCGCCCGCGGCGGGCCGCCCGGCAGCGTCGCCACCCTGCGCGACTCCACGGAACTGCGCGCCCTCTCCGGCCGGGCCGACACCGCACGGGAACGCCTCGACATGCTGTACGACGCGGGCGTGGGCATCGGCACCAGCCTCGACGTGACCCGCACCGCCGAGGAGCTGACCCGGCTCACCACCCCCCGGTTCGCGGACTACACCACCGTCGACCTCTACGACTCCGTCCTCGACGGCGGCCGGCCCGAGTCGGTCACGCCGCTGCGCCGCACCGCGCGCGACGGCGTCCACCGCGACGCGCCCCTCTACCCGGTGGGCCGGCAGATCCGCTTCGTGGACGTCTCCCCGCAGGGCGAGTCGCTGCGCACCGGCCGTGCCGTCCTCGAACCCCGCCTCGACCTGGCCCCCGGCTGGCACGAGCAGGACGCGGAGCGGGCCGCGCGGGTGGTGGGGTACGGCGTCCACTCGCTGATCACGGTGCCGCTGCGGGCGGGCTCCCTGATACTCGGGGTGGTGAGTTTCTGGCGGTCGCGCCAACCCGAGCCGTTCGACACCGACGACCTGGCCCTCGCCGAGGAACTGGTCGCGCGGGCCGCCGTCTCCATCGACAACGCGCGCCGCTACACCCGCGAGCACAGCATGGCGGTCGCCCTCCAGCGCAGCCTGCTGCCGCGCAGCCTGCCCGAGCAGAACGCGCTGGACATCGCCTACCGGTACCTGCCGGCGCAGGCGGGGGTGGGCGGCGACTGGTTTGACGTGCTGCCGCTGTCCGGCGCGCGCGTCGCCCTGGTGGTGGGCGACGTGGTGGGGCACGGGCTGCACGCCGCGGCCACCATGGGGCGGCTGCGGACCGCGGTGCACAACTTCTCCGCGCTGGACCTGCCCCCCGACGAGTTGCTCGGCCTCCTCGACGAACTCGTCGCCCGCATCGACCAGCAGGAGAACGGCGACCCCACCGGCTCCCCGGTCACCGGGGCGACCTGCCTGTACGCGGTCTACGATCCGGTCGCCGGGACCTGCGAGGTGGCACGGGCCGGGCATCCGCCGCCGGTCGTGGTCGGGCCCGACGGCGTCGTGGACTTCCCCGAGGTGCCGGCCGGCGTGCCGCTGGGCGTGGGCGGCCTGCCGTTCGAGTCCGCCGAGCTGCGGCTCGCGGCGGGCAGCCGGCTGGTGCTCTACACGGACGGGCTGCTGGAGGACCGGGAGCACGACCTCGACGTGGGTCTGGCGCGGGTGCGCCGGGCCCTGGAGGAGTCCGGCGACTCGCCCGAGGAGACCTGCCGGGCCGTCCTGGAGGCACAGTTGCCGGAGCGGCCGACGGACGACATCGCCCTGCTGGTCGCCCGGACCCGGGTGCTCGGCGCCGACCGGGTCGCCGAGTGGGGCGTGCCGTCCGATCCGGCGGCGGTCGCCGAGGTGCGTTCCCGGGTGACGCGGCGGCTGACCGCGTGGGGGCTGGACGAGCTGGTGTTCACCACGGAGCTGATCCTGAGCGAGCTGGTCACCAACGCGATCCGGTACGGCGGGGAGTCGGTGCACGTCCGGGTGGTGCGGGACACGAGCCTCATCTGTGAGGTGTTCGACAGCAGCAGCACCTCGCCGCACCTGCGGTACGCGGCGATGACCGACGAGGGCGGGCGCGGGCTGTTCCTGGTCGCGCAGCTCTCCGAGCGCTGGGGCACCCGTTACACGCCGGCCGGCAAGGTCATCTGGGCCGAGCAGCCGCTGCCCTGAGCGGGTGCGGGGTCCCGTACGCCGGGGGCTCGCGGGCGGGGCGGGGCCCGTGCGGTCGGCCGGCTCCGGCGCGCGTACGCCTCCAGGCCCGCGGCGGAGCCTGCGATATCCGCACGTGTCCGACCTCGCCCGGATTGCCCGCGGCGCGGTCGGGTAGCCCCTCTCCCACGGGGCGCCCCTCCCGTCCGCCCCCGGCACCTCGCCCGCC
This genomic window contains:
- a CDS encoding glycerol-3-phosphate dehydrogenase/oxidase codes for the protein MSPASTAPGRFSLSAARRARELSRTVGGPVVDVLVVGLGATGAGAALDAAARGLDVVAVDAHDLAFGTSRWSSKLVHGGLRYLASAQFDVAHESAVERGVLMGRTAPHLVRAQPFVLPLTPLVSRGQAALAWAGFRAGDALRLAARTPRSTLPAPRRLSAVEARHLAPALRPDRLRGGLLSWDGRLTDDARLVTALARTAAGHGARVLTRVRALELTGSGARVRDELTGEEGEIRARAVINASGVWAGGLVDGIRVRPSRGTHLVLRSESLGRLPAGVHVPVPGETNRFVLVLPQGDGRVYVGLTDEPVDEVPDVPEAPETDIGFLLDVLGSVLDAAPRREDVVGAFAGLRPLLDTSGAEDGGTAPRTADVSRRHAVLTSSQGVVTVVGGKLTTYRRMAEDAVDAAVAARALAAGPSRTAALPLVGAAAPRALAALRAPRRLVGRYGTEAPAVHAPAVRDPRLAEPVLPGHPVTGAEVLWALRHEGALDEADLLDRRTRIGLVPEDRAAALDGVRALMDEAAALGGA
- a CDS encoding endo-1,4-beta-xylanase, with translation MTGMVRRRLARAVTAGFVAATALTAAAHSAEAADTLGSAAAGKGLYFGTAVAANHLGESAYAATLDREFSSVTPENEMKWDAIEPSRNTFTFGSADQIVTHARGQGMQVRGHTLVWHSQLPSWVGGLGASELRSAMNNHIARLMDHYKGRIHSWDVVNEAFQDGGSGARRSSPFQDKLGDGFIEEAFRAARTADPAAKLCYNDYNTDGVNAKSNAVYAMVKDFKARGVPIDCVGFQSHFNPASPVPADYQANLQRFADLGVDVQITELDIEGSGSAQAANYATVVKACMAVSRCTGLTVWGVTDKYSWRSGGTPLLFDGNYTKKPAYDAVLAALGGAPGGGDGGTPGDGTATCKATYTRTADWDGGYNGEVTITAGDRAISSWQTTVTLTPPQKTQSVWNGSPAWDAGGDVMTVRPAWNGSLAAGASTSFGFTVGKNGSNAAPVVGACTAS
- a CDS encoding SpoIIE family protein phosphatase, translating into MVRLRGRSGDRSSRRPSGSRARERWDEDRPRRTGTAGRPGRAAALRRVLGRRSVAGQVFVLNIAIVLLLVVAAAVSLLLQVRRDSTADARNRSLAVASSLANSPGLREALDAPDPSSVLQPRAEAVRKATDVDFVVVLDPRGIRYTHPKPDRIGKRFVGDIGPALAGRTVTEEVDGTIGRLVQAIVPVQAPDGRVVAMVSAGITTENVGGAAERQLPLVLIAAGVGLVLATAGTALVSRRLLRQTHGLGPHEMTRMYEHHDAVLHAVREGVLIVGGEGRLLLANDEARRLLDLPEDAEGRHVRELGLPEDIAGLLESGRAATDEVHLVRERLLAVNQRSTGARGGPPGSVATLRDSTELRALSGRADTARERLDMLYDAGVGIGTSLDVTRTAEELTRLTTPRFADYTTVDLYDSVLDGGRPESVTPLRRTARDGVHRDAPLYPVGRQIRFVDVSPQGESLRTGRAVLEPRLDLAPGWHEQDAERAARVVGYGVHSLITVPLRAGSLILGVVSFWRSRQPEPFDTDDLALAEELVARAAVSIDNARRYTREHSMAVALQRSLLPRSLPEQNALDIAYRYLPAQAGVGGDWFDVLPLSGARVALVVGDVVGHGLHAAATMGRLRTAVHNFSALDLPPDELLGLLDELVARIDQQENGDPTGSPVTGATCLYAVYDPVAGTCEVARAGHPPPVVVGPDGVVDFPEVPAGVPLGVGGLPFESAELRLAAGSRLVLYTDGLLEDREHDLDVGLARVRRALEESGDSPEETCRAVLEAQLPERPTDDIALLVARTRVLGADRVAEWGVPSDPAAVAEVRSRVTRRLTAWGLDELVFTTELILSELVTNAIRYGGESVHVRVVRDTSLICEVFDSSSTSPHLRYAAMTDEGGRGLFLVAQLSERWGTRYTPAGKVIWAEQPLP